The following coding sequences are from one Sphingomonadaceae bacterium OTU29LAMAA1 window:
- a CDS encoding SDR family oxidoreductase, translated as MNETDKGVFLVTGGSRGIGAAIAHAAGAAGYSVLLSYAGRADAADTVVAAIRASGGRADAIQADTGIPSDIARLFATADAHGTLTAFVYNGGITGGTGVLADQSDETLAQVIGVNLTGALIACREAVRRMSTRLGGQGGSIVLLSSRAAALGSPAQHLWYAASKGGIDSLNIGLSKEVAAEGIRVNCVSPGPIDTEIHAAGRLDQIRDSLPMRREGTPKEVADTVMFLVSDAASYVAGANIDVAGAR; from the coding sequence ATGAACGAGACCGACAAGGGCGTCTTCCTGGTCACCGGCGGTAGCCGCGGCATCGGCGCAGCCATCGCCCACGCTGCCGGCGCGGCGGGCTATAGCGTATTGCTCAGCTATGCCGGGCGCGCCGATGCCGCAGATACCGTCGTCGCCGCGATCCGCGCGTCGGGCGGACGGGCGGATGCGATCCAGGCCGACACCGGCATTCCTAGCGATATCGCCCGGCTGTTCGCGACGGCGGACGCGCATGGGACGCTGACCGCGTTCGTCTACAACGGCGGCATCACAGGTGGCACCGGCGTGCTCGCCGACCAGTCGGATGAGACACTCGCGCAGGTGATCGGCGTTAACCTCACGGGTGCGCTGATCGCATGCCGCGAGGCGGTCAGGCGGATGTCGACACGACTGGGCGGGCAGGGCGGTTCGATCGTCCTGCTCTCTTCGCGCGCCGCCGCGCTTGGCTCACCCGCGCAGCATCTGTGGTACGCCGCATCCAAAGGAGGGATCGACAGCCTCAACATCGGTCTGTCGAAGGAGGTCGCTGCCGAGGGCATACGCGTGAACTGCGTTTCGCCTGGCCCGATCGACACTGAGATTCACGCCGCCGGTCGTCTCGATCAGATCCGCGACTCCTTGCCGATGCGGCGGGAGGGTACACCTAAGGAGGTGGCGGACACTGTGATGTTCCTGGTGTCGGACGCCGCATCCTATGTCGCCGGCGCCAACATCGATGTCGCAGGCGCGCGATGA
- a CDS encoding amidohydrolase family protein: MTEAYAVDAPIVDCHAHVFTRDLPLQADAWTAPDYDYTPHDYLSALDASGVHFGVLSGLSITGFYNDYTIAAARHSRRLRATAIVAPDTDPYTLQQMSDDGVVGIRFQLVRRAELPDFADAAHRVLLRRVRDLGWHVHVAIEGERLPPVLAALEASGVRIVLDHFAHPEPGAGVRCTGFRAAIDAVQRGRTWIKLSAGFRLAGPESWREPDMGASKTIAAAAAADLLAYAGTERLLWGSDAPFVGYEGRMTYDRALALLREWAPDPATRRALSDTALRFYFA; this comes from the coding sequence ATGACCGAAGCGTATGCCGTCGACGCGCCCATCGTCGATTGCCATGCGCATGTCTTCACGCGTGACCTGCCGCTTCAAGCGGACGCATGGACGGCACCGGATTACGACTACACGCCCCATGATTACCTGTCGGCCCTTGACGCGAGCGGCGTTCACTTCGGCGTGCTGTCGGGATTGAGCATCACCGGCTTCTACAACGACTACACCATCGCAGCGGCGCGCCACAGCCGACGGTTGCGGGCGACCGCCATCGTCGCGCCCGATACGGATCCCTATACGCTGCAGCAGATGAGCGACGATGGCGTCGTCGGCATTCGCTTCCAGCTTGTCCGGCGCGCCGAACTCCCCGACTTCGCCGATGCCGCTCATCGCGTGTTGTTGCGGCGCGTGCGCGATCTCGGTTGGCATGTCCATGTCGCGATCGAGGGAGAACGGCTGCCGCCGGTGCTTGCGGCCCTCGAGGCTTCGGGCGTGCGGATCGTGCTCGACCATTTTGCGCATCCCGAGCCGGGTGCCGGCGTCCGCTGCACAGGCTTCCGCGCCGCGATCGACGCCGTCCAGCGGGGCCGCACTTGGATCAAGCTGTCGGCTGGCTTTCGGCTAGCGGGTCCTGAATCATGGCGCGAGCCGGACATGGGGGCCAGCAAGACGATCGCCGCTGCTGCTGCGGCGGATCTGTTGGCGTACGCCGGTACCGAGCGGCTGCTGTGGGGTAGCGACGCGCCGTTCGTCGGTTATGAAGGCCGCATGACCTATGACCGAGCGCTGGCGCTGCTGCGGGAATGGGCGCCGGATCCAGCGACGCGTCGTGCGCTCTCCGACACTGCCCTGCGCTTCTACTTCGCGTGA
- a CDS encoding MFS transporter, whose protein sequence is MMAWYRESDGKTRRVFWTCGAGWAMDTADGLVFQYLIPVLIAAFGMTLAEAGYIASANYVAAAIGGWLGGWLSDRFGRARVLQLTILWFSVFSFLSGFANTYDQLLVARVLQGIGFGAEWAVGAVLLGEMIAPQHRGKALGTVHSGAAIGSGIAALLAGPFAAAFPPDIGWRAVFWIGLLPAVLIFFVRRGSDDPEIYRAAIRHAERTGRRTTIASIFSPRMIRITALASLLSLGTQGAAFGISNYLTSFLSLERGMSLSMAGVCVLFNSVGGFFGFLVNAYISDNVGRRGAFRIFGAGFILTAAIYLFAPLGNSPGVLIPFGLIYGFFQFGIYASFGPYFTELFPTEMRATGQAFAYNFGRGGAAVFILGIAALSKALPLSASMAIIAIFGMACAMLATLALPETAGRALHSLAEEDLSAGETLAPVPASSAGV, encoded by the coding sequence ATGATGGCGTGGTATCGGGAGTCCGACGGCAAGACGCGGCGTGTGTTCTGGACCTGTGGTGCGGGCTGGGCAATGGACACCGCCGACGGGCTGGTATTCCAGTACCTGATCCCAGTCCTTATCGCTGCGTTCGGCATGACGCTCGCGGAGGCTGGCTACATCGCGAGCGCTAACTACGTCGCGGCTGCGATCGGCGGCTGGCTGGGAGGCTGGCTCAGCGACCGGTTCGGCCGGGCCCGCGTGCTGCAGCTCACGATCCTGTGGTTCTCGGTATTCTCCTTCCTGTCGGGGTTTGCCAACACCTACGACCAGTTGCTCGTCGCCCGTGTGCTGCAGGGCATCGGTTTCGGCGCCGAATGGGCAGTCGGCGCGGTGTTGCTGGGCGAGATGATCGCGCCTCAGCACCGGGGCAAGGCGCTGGGTACGGTGCACAGTGGTGCGGCGATCGGCTCCGGCATCGCCGCGCTGCTCGCGGGCCCGTTCGCCGCCGCCTTCCCACCCGACATCGGCTGGCGTGCGGTGTTTTGGATCGGCCTGTTGCCGGCCGTGCTGATCTTCTTCGTGCGACGTGGTTCAGACGATCCCGAGATCTATCGCGCCGCCATCCGGCATGCCGAACGAACCGGGCGGCGGACGACCATCGCCAGCATCTTCTCGCCGCGCATGATCCGGATCACTGCTCTTGCCTCGCTTCTGTCGTTGGGCACCCAAGGGGCGGCGTTCGGCATCAGCAACTACCTGACGTCCTTCCTCAGCCTCGAACGCGGTATGAGTCTGTCGATGGCGGGAGTTTGCGTACTGTTCAACAGCGTAGGCGGCTTCTTCGGCTTCCTCGTCAACGCGTACATTTCCGACAATGTCGGACGTCGTGGTGCATTCCGGATCTTCGGGGCAGGTTTCATCCTGACGGCGGCGATCTACCTGTTCGCGCCGCTAGGCAATTCACCGGGCGTGCTCATCCCCTTCGGATTGATCTACGGCTTCTTCCAGTTCGGCATCTACGCCTCGTTCGGCCCCTACTTCACGGAACTGTTTCCGACCGAGATGCGGGCCACTGGACAGGCCTTCGCCTACAACTTCGGTCGCGGGGGGGCTGCCGTGTTCATCCTCGGCATCGCGGCTTTGTCCAAGGCTCTGCCGCTCAGCGCATCGATGGCGATCATCGCGATCTTCGGCATGGCATGCGCGATGCTGGCGACGTTGGCATTGCCGGAAACGGCTGGCCGCGCGCTGCACAGTCTCGCCGAAGAAGACCTATCCGCTGGTGAAACGCTAGCTCCAGTACCTGCTTCGAGCGCCGGGGTTTGA
- a CDS encoding nuclear transport factor 2 family protein produces MYDPSLAELTFELERQLADYWHEIDTNGGREAGSYYTEDGVFHGQMASYEGRAKIQQFYDWRVAQGPRLAVHSFTNFRAWFTGDDSAEASNYLFLYAANGVKILPTHAPITISMATDKYRRVNGRWLCTYRRFEHWFEGDTPITNPKL; encoded by the coding sequence ATGTACGATCCTAGCCTTGCCGAACTGACCTTCGAGCTGGAGCGGCAGCTCGCAGACTATTGGCACGAGATCGATACCAACGGTGGGCGTGAGGCGGGAAGCTACTATACCGAGGACGGCGTGTTCCACGGGCAGATGGCATCGTACGAGGGAAGGGCGAAGATCCAGCAGTTCTATGACTGGCGGGTTGCGCAGGGACCGCGTCTTGCGGTGCACAGCTTCACCAACTTCCGCGCCTGGTTCACCGGGGATGATAGCGCCGAAGCGAGCAATTACCTATTTCTCTACGCCGCGAACGGCGTGAAGATCCTGCCGACGCATGCACCGATCACCATTTCGATGGCGACCGACAAGTACCGCCGAGTCAATGGTCGCTGGCTCTGCACATACCGCCGGTTCGAGCACTGGTTCGAAGGCGACACGCCAATCACCAATCCCAAGCTCTGA
- a CDS encoding aldolase/citrate lyase family protein, with product MADDIGRSFRTRLAGGERLLGTFLKTGTSHATEILGGVGFDFVVVDAEHAPFSRTDIDLMLLAARAAGIASVVRVASADETHLQTALDCGAAGVLVPHVDSAEKMRAVVSACRFAGGRRGFSNSPRAGGYGSLGFAEYIETSDASTSIIAMIEDVAALDHLDQIFAVEGLTAGFIGRGDLSAALAAPGVTDPAVVAVVTRITEAARRHGVPMIAHVGAGDDPDVARLSEAGVSAFVVSSDQGLMRQAAIATRRAFDGGM from the coding sequence ATGGCAGACGATATCGGGCGGAGTTTTCGTACAAGGCTGGCAGGCGGCGAGCGCCTGCTCGGCACTTTCCTCAAGACCGGCACGAGCCACGCGACGGAGATCCTGGGCGGCGTCGGTTTCGACTTCGTCGTGGTCGATGCGGAGCATGCGCCATTTTCGCGTACCGACATCGACCTCATGCTGTTAGCGGCTCGCGCGGCGGGGATCGCGAGCGTCGTTCGCGTTGCTTCGGCCGACGAAACGCACTTGCAGACCGCGCTCGATTGCGGCGCCGCAGGAGTGCTGGTGCCGCACGTCGACAGCGCTGAAAAGATGCGCGCAGTGGTTTCCGCTTGTCGCTTCGCAGGCGGAAGGCGCGGGTTCTCCAATTCGCCGCGCGCCGGCGGATACGGCTCGCTCGGGTTCGCCGAGTATATCGAGACCTCCGATGCATCGACATCGATCATAGCCATGATCGAGGACGTGGCGGCGCTCGATCATCTCGACCAGATCTTCGCGGTGGAGGGGCTGACCGCCGGCTTCATCGGTCGAGGTGATCTGTCCGCGGCGCTGGCCGCGCCCGGAGTAACCGATCCCGCCGTTGTCGCCGTCGTAACCCGTATCACCGAGGCTGCGCGACGCCACGGGGTCCCGATGATCGCGCATGTCGGCGCCGGCGATGATCCCGACGTCGCCCGACTAAGTGAGGCGGGCGTCAGCGCCTTTGTCGTATCGTCCGATCAGGGTCTGATGCGCCAGGCGGCGATCGCGACGCGGCGCGCGTTCGATGGCGGAATGTGA
- a CDS encoding amidohydrolase: MTPSLFDTHAHLIGEDWERYPTRPFTADLPMPERPGYSVTVDALIAMMDAHDVTQACLVQRGHVYGYDNSYIIDSARRFDGRLHPVVILDAQDPAAAVTYRDLVRTAHVRGFRMANARPWLLDTAWISSPAALEVWRACADLGTPMTMIVFMNQLPYVLPLVKILAKMFPDLPILLDHGAMPFGMTQYEVGLAQQAGEAVVMPVAPHFGIDRTIGIFEDVPNVYFKVTEINMERLAAAGVRPAHLVRRMTDSFGPDRLVWGSDVGQSMLWSYTDKTAMARAAADFLTNDERRNFLHDNAARLYRL; the protein is encoded by the coding sequence ATGACCCCCTCACTGTTCGACACTCATGCACATCTCATCGGCGAAGATTGGGAGAGGTATCCGACGCGTCCGTTCACAGCCGATCTGCCGATGCCAGAGCGTCCGGGGTATAGCGTGACGGTGGACGCGCTCATCGCGATGATGGATGCTCATGACGTGACACAAGCGTGCCTGGTGCAGCGCGGTCACGTCTATGGCTATGACAACAGCTATATCATCGATTCGGCCAGGCGTTTCGACGGCCGGCTCCACCCGGTGGTGATCCTCGATGCACAGGACCCCGCCGCTGCTGTCACCTATCGCGATCTGGTGAGAACCGCGCATGTGCGAGGGTTCCGCATGGCCAATGCGCGGCCTTGGCTGCTTGATACCGCATGGATCAGTTCGCCAGCCGCGCTGGAGGTCTGGCGGGCCTGCGCGGATCTGGGCACTCCGATGACGATGATCGTGTTCATGAACCAGTTGCCTTACGTATTGCCGCTGGTGAAGATCCTGGCGAAGATGTTCCCAGATCTTCCGATTTTGCTCGACCACGGTGCAATGCCGTTCGGTATGACGCAATATGAGGTCGGTCTCGCGCAGCAGGCGGGCGAAGCCGTCGTCATGCCCGTCGCGCCTCACTTCGGCATCGACCGAACGATCGGCATCTTCGAAGACGTTCCTAACGTCTACTTCAAGGTCACCGAAATCAACATGGAGAGGCTCGCTGCGGCCGGCGTTCGGCCCGCGCACCTCGTCCGGCGGATGACCGACAGCTTCGGTCCTGATCGGTTGGTCTGGGGGTCGGACGTCGGGCAGAGCATGCTATGGAGCTATACGGATAAGACTGCCATGGCTCGCGCCGCTGCGGATTTCCTAACTAACGACGAGCGCCGTAACTTCCTGCACGACAACGCGGCGCGCCTCTATCGATTGTGA
- a CDS encoding TonB-dependent receptor gives MAKNRLITTLRATTAAIGVATVMQASAALAQAVVPSPPPVATTPERVTPPEQTSSASPTGAPDPSSSPDIVVTGSRLGRAGYDAPTPVNVIGEQRLQQLAITNVADALNQLPSFRATSTPAANSFRVSGNIGARTLDLRGLGATRTLTLVDGRRFVGSSDNGTVDLNSIPSILVQRTEVVTGGASAAYGANAVSGVVNLILDTKLTGMKAEINSGISQRGDGRTFYAAAAGGSDFASGRGHVVAGIEYSKEYGIGTCETRSWCAKYTNYIPNPGYNTATRTSTNGLPATLVLNDITFVQNENGILSGAVKSNGAGGTITLGQQVLNTGATALPAALRGKQFDAAGNLIPYTFGNLLSGLFQQGRDPTQPYLLGFSPTPLVVPTEHVSAMVHADYDVTSSIVLSAEFMYGHVVGGPTATTPVQDSPATIDINNPYLSAATRATVLAADPTITKLLVNSSSFAIGPVALATSTLDTYRGAIGLKGDFGGGWSWDTYYTYGRVDSDVVDKRSRLKEWNDGVDAVVAPAGLAGVAPGTIICRTTLTKPGNGCIPINLFGYGQVSQAAVDRYLVTETQSRRYEQHAAAVNLRGSPFSTWAGEVKVAVGGEWRRDTAVGGADANTLAGNYIQAGTTALPFTKTSVYEGYLEAGLPLLKDSPLGKALDIDGAVRYTHYDPFGNATTWKGGVVYTPVSDITFRVTRSRDIRAPTAQESSPNATTVTIPLADPFVGGTSLQTVVTGGNTNLQLERGDTFTAGVVLRPTFVPRFNLSVDYYDIKVKGAIDSLSAPVIASACRQQTLLCNLIAFNANGSINTVFSNFQNLSQLHAEGLELVMDYRLPAFSGNFDFQVNGNYIIDLSTVGATGVVTQLDNVTGNSGSITNIQGVPRWKLDGVVTYSTPSWAITAHGRYVPKAILDPTKVGPEDDGYNINLPNSANINRVDSRFYLDLTARVKIPDAGGVDRYEVFGTINNVLDKGEPAQLRLFGNAQQFDPIGRFFKVGLRAKM, from the coding sequence ATGGCTAAGAACCGCCTGATAACCACATTGCGCGCTACTACTGCGGCAATAGGCGTCGCCACGGTCATGCAGGCATCGGCTGCTTTGGCGCAGGCTGTGGTGCCTTCGCCGCCGCCCGTGGCTACTACTCCGGAACGGGTGACGCCGCCGGAGCAGACTTCGTCCGCAAGTCCGACAGGGGCCCCCGATCCGTCATCATCGCCAGACATCGTCGTTACCGGCTCGCGGCTCGGTCGAGCAGGGTACGACGCGCCGACGCCGGTGAACGTCATCGGCGAACAGCGGCTGCAGCAGCTTGCAATCACCAATGTCGCGGACGCGCTTAACCAGCTGCCATCGTTCCGGGCGACGAGCACGCCGGCGGCAAACTCGTTTCGTGTTTCGGGAAACATCGGCGCACGAACGCTTGATCTGCGTGGCCTTGGCGCAACGCGCACGCTGACGCTGGTCGACGGACGCCGTTTCGTCGGCAGCAGCGACAACGGTACCGTCGATCTCAACAGTATCCCTTCGATCCTGGTGCAAAGAACCGAGGTAGTCACGGGCGGCGCATCGGCGGCCTATGGCGCGAATGCGGTTTCAGGCGTGGTGAACCTCATCCTCGACACGAAACTCACCGGGATGAAGGCCGAAATCAACAGCGGCATCAGTCAACGTGGTGACGGAAGGACCTTCTATGCAGCCGCAGCAGGCGGCAGCGACTTTGCGAGCGGGCGGGGCCATGTCGTTGCCGGAATCGAGTACTCAAAGGAATATGGCATCGGGACCTGCGAGACGCGATCCTGGTGCGCCAAATACACCAACTACATTCCCAATCCCGGCTACAACACCGCGACGCGGACCAGCACGAACGGGCTGCCGGCGACGCTGGTACTAAACGACATCACCTTCGTTCAGAACGAGAACGGCATTCTATCCGGTGCGGTGAAATCGAATGGGGCAGGAGGCACGATCACCCTCGGTCAGCAGGTCCTGAACACCGGTGCGACCGCGCTACCTGCGGCGCTGCGCGGCAAGCAGTTCGACGCTGCGGGCAACCTCATCCCCTACACCTTCGGCAACCTGCTGAGCGGTCTGTTCCAGCAAGGACGCGACCCGACGCAGCCTTACCTCCTCGGGTTTAGCCCAACGCCGCTCGTCGTTCCCACCGAGCACGTCTCAGCCATGGTCCATGCAGACTATGACGTAACGTCCTCGATCGTCCTATCTGCTGAATTCATGTACGGCCATGTCGTTGGCGGTCCAACCGCCACGACGCCGGTGCAGGACTCGCCCGCGACCATCGACATCAACAATCCCTATCTTTCCGCCGCCACCCGCGCGACCGTTCTCGCGGCCGACCCGACGATCACGAAGCTCCTTGTCAATTCGTCGAGCTTCGCCATCGGTCCCGTTGCCCTAGCGACGAGCACGCTTGATACATACCGCGGCGCGATCGGCCTGAAAGGAGACTTCGGAGGAGGCTGGAGTTGGGATACCTACTACACCTACGGCAGGGTGGACTCGGACGTCGTCGACAAGCGGTCGCGTCTGAAGGAGTGGAATGATGGCGTCGACGCCGTCGTGGCGCCCGCCGGGCTGGCGGGAGTCGCGCCCGGTACGATCATCTGCCGTACAACCCTCACAAAGCCCGGTAACGGCTGCATCCCGATCAACCTGTTCGGCTACGGCCAAGTCTCGCAGGCGGCTGTCGATCGATATCTGGTGACCGAGACGCAGTCGCGCCGGTACGAACAGCATGCCGCGGCGGTGAACCTGCGTGGCTCGCCGTTCAGCACCTGGGCAGGTGAGGTCAAGGTCGCTGTCGGCGGCGAGTGGCGTCGCGACACTGCGGTGGGCGGTGCGGATGCCAACACGCTGGCCGGCAACTACATCCAAGCCGGCACTACCGCGCTGCCGTTCACGAAGACCAGCGTCTATGAAGGCTATCTGGAAGCGGGCTTGCCTCTGCTGAAGGACTCCCCACTCGGCAAGGCGCTCGATATCGACGGCGCCGTCCGCTACACCCACTACGATCCGTTCGGCAACGCGACGACATGGAAAGGAGGCGTCGTTTACACGCCAGTTTCCGATATCACCTTCCGGGTTACCCGGTCGCGTGACATCCGGGCACCCACCGCGCAGGAATCCAGTCCCAACGCGACGACTGTCACCATTCCCTTGGCCGATCCGTTCGTAGGCGGGACGTCGCTGCAGACGGTGGTGACTGGCGGCAACACCAATCTCCAGCTTGAACGAGGAGATACGTTCACCGCGGGCGTCGTGTTGCGGCCGACGTTCGTGCCGCGCTTCAACCTCTCGGTCGACTATTACGACATCAAGGTGAAAGGGGCGATCGACTCCCTTTCCGCCCCGGTGATCGCCTCGGCATGCCGGCAGCAGACGCTGCTTTGCAATCTGATCGCATTCAACGCCAACGGATCGATCAACACGGTCTTCTCGAACTTCCAGAACCTCAGTCAGCTGCATGCCGAGGGCCTGGAGCTCGTGATGGATTATCGCCTTCCGGCATTTTCCGGCAACTTCGACTTCCAGGTGAATGGCAACTACATCATCGATCTTTCGACTGTCGGAGCGACCGGGGTGGTCACCCAACTCGACAACGTCACCGGCAACAGTGGATCCATCACCAACATTCAGGGCGTACCGCGGTGGAAGCTGGACGGGGTCGTCACCTATTCCACGCCAAGTTGGGCAATCACGGCTCATGGGCGCTACGTTCCGAAAGCAATCCTAGATCCGACCAAGGTCGGTCCGGAGGATGATGGTTATAATATCAACCTGCCCAACAGCGCCAACATCAATCGGGTTGACTCTCGGTTCTATCTTGACCTGACAGCACGGGTGAAGATCCCTGATGCTGGAGGCGTCGATCGCTACGAGGTGTTCGGCACGATCAACAATGTCCTCGACAAGGGCGAGCCAGCGCAGTTGCGTCTCTTCGGCAACGCTCAGCAGTTCGACCCGATCGGACGGTTCTTCAAAGTGGGTCTCCGCGCGAAGATGTGA
- a CDS encoding gamma carbonic anhydrase family protein, with protein MWLAPSADIIGDARLGDNVNVWFGAVIRADNTPIFVGARTNVQDGAMLHSDPEAPLTVGEGVTIGHHAILHGCTIGSNVLIGMGATILNGSVVGDHCLVGAGALVTEGKTFPARSLIMGVPAKLVRQLDDASIERLRVSACVYVDKFHEYSAGLSRMPSLSS; from the coding sequence GTGTGGCTGGCACCGTCCGCGGACATCATCGGCGACGCACGTCTTGGTGACAACGTGAACGTTTGGTTCGGTGCGGTGATCCGGGCCGACAACACTCCTATCTTCGTAGGGGCTCGTACCAACGTGCAAGACGGTGCGATGCTGCATTCGGATCCAGAGGCACCACTGACGGTCGGCGAGGGCGTGACGATCGGCCATCATGCGATCCTGCACGGGTGCACCATAGGCAGCAACGTGCTGATCGGCATGGGAGCGACGATCTTGAACGGCTCCGTGGTAGGCGATCATTGCCTCGTGGGAGCGGGAGCCCTCGTCACAGAGGGCAAGACGTTCCCGGCACGTAGCCTGATCATGGGAGTGCCCGCGAAGCTCGTCCGTCAGCTTGATGACGCTTCAATCGAGAGACTGAGGGTGTCGGCATGCGTCTATGTTGACAAGTTTCACGAATATTCCGCGGGCCTGTCGCGAATGCCAAGCCTTTCAAGCTGA
- a CDS encoding metalloregulator ArsR/SmtB family transcription factor, whose product MQAMQVMSALAQPTRLLVWRRLVERLPAGMTAGDIAKVAGVSKNGMSPHFAILTAAGLLSSEKIGRTVIYKAETAPVEGLSDFLMLAADLSPAPRTAGKAPLSGLPRTTDGN is encoded by the coding sequence ATGCAGGCCATGCAGGTGATGAGTGCACTAGCACAGCCAACGAGGCTTCTCGTCTGGCGAAGACTCGTCGAACGGTTGCCCGCGGGTATGACCGCGGGGGACATCGCCAAGGTGGCGGGGGTTTCGAAGAACGGCATGAGCCCGCACTTTGCGATACTCACGGCGGCCGGTCTGCTGTCCTCCGAGAAGATCGGAAGGACGGTGATCTACAAGGCCGAAACCGCGCCGGTGGAAGGACTAAGCGACTTCCTCATGCTGGCGGCGGACCTCAGTCCAGCCCCGAGGACGGCAGGGAAGGCGCCACTTTCTGGCCTTCCAAGAACCACTGACGGCAACTGA
- a CDS encoding 3'-5' exonuclease — protein sequence MQTEAGREHAAGAGDVRVLHPLRLPEGPTGKGAGRGPFVGVAIDVETTGLDHSTGKVIELAIRRFRYDRDGVITDIDEAYEWREDPGEPLTPEIMSLTGLTDSDLADEEIDEGDATRLLRSASFVVAHNSSFDRAWVEARLPEARDLNWCCSMRQVDWKARGFDGRVLGYLLVQNGFYHCGHRASADVDALIAMLRHEDGAGRTALSEMIEQGAKCSWIVRANGADFGVKDMLRARGYRWDSTRRVWWREVADDALVPEQFWLAANVYAVEANPKAICPDLEQVTARTRFL from the coding sequence ATGCAGACCGAGGCCGGCCGCGAACACGCGGCCGGCGCGGGGGACGTGCGCGTCCTCCATCCGCTGCGCCTGCCGGAGGGACCGACGGGCAAGGGCGCAGGACGCGGACCGTTCGTCGGCGTGGCCATCGATGTCGAGACCACCGGGCTGGACCATAGCACCGGCAAGGTGATCGAACTCGCCATTCGACGCTTCCGGTACGATCGAGATGGCGTCATCACCGACATCGACGAGGCGTACGAATGGCGCGAGGATCCGGGTGAGCCGCTGACCCCCGAGATCATGTCACTCACCGGCCTCACCGACAGCGATCTCGCCGACGAGGAGATCGACGAGGGGGACGCCACGCGCCTCCTGCGCTCGGCTAGCTTCGTCGTGGCGCATAATTCGAGCTTCGATCGGGCTTGGGTCGAAGCCCGGCTTCCGGAGGCTCGCGACCTGAATTGGTGCTGCTCCATGCGTCAGGTGGACTGGAAGGCGCGCGGCTTTGACGGTCGCGTGCTTGGCTACCTTCTGGTGCAGAATGGCTTCTATCACTGCGGCCATCGCGCCTCCGCAGACGTCGATGCGCTTATCGCGATGCTGCGCCACGAGGACGGTGCCGGTCGGACGGCGCTTTCGGAGATGATCGAGCAGGGTGCCAAGTGCAGCTGGATCGTACGTGCGAATGGAGCGGACTTCGGCGTGAAGGATATGCTCCGCGCCCGCGGCTACCGGTGGGATTCCACTCGCAGGGTCTGGTGGCGGGAGGTGGCCGACGACGCGCTCGTGCCCGAGCAGTTCTGGCTCGCGGCGAACGTCTACGCCGTCGAGGCCAACCCCAAGGCGATCTGTCCCGACCTCGAGCAGGTCACCGCGCGCACACGGTTCCTGTGA